In a genomic window of Caldalkalibacillus salinus:
- a CDS encoding biotin transporter BioY, whose translation MKQNESRTRLKYMMYVSLMAALVAVMGFVPPIPVPWFPAPIILQTLGVMLAGVLLGARLGALSIIVFLTLVAIGAVPLSGGNTGISVFAGHTGGYLLSWPLAAFIIGYIVERNWQSINAWKVALANVLGGMLLMYLMGSLFLNVVYQMPFLEMLIGNAIFIPGDTVKVIVATSVAMRMYKVKPLIQTPRPRHQQEDNIKWDEPA comes from the coding sequence TTGAAGCAGAATGAATCTAGAACAAGATTGAAGTACATGATGTATGTATCACTCATGGCCGCATTAGTTGCTGTAATGGGATTTGTTCCGCCAATACCTGTTCCGTGGTTTCCCGCACCTATAATATTGCAAACATTAGGTGTGATGCTAGCCGGTGTGTTATTGGGTGCTCGGTTGGGGGCGCTCAGTATCATAGTCTTCCTCACACTTGTGGCCATCGGTGCGGTGCCCTTATCGGGTGGAAACACGGGAATATCCGTATTCGCTGGACATACAGGGGGATATCTCCTAAGCTGGCCATTGGCAGCGTTCATCATTGGGTATATTGTGGAAAGGAATTGGCAGTCGATCAATGCGTGGAAGGTCGCACTGGCAAACGTTTTAGGTGGTATGTTGCTCATGTATCTTATGGGTAGCCTATTCTTGAATGTCGTCTATCAGATGCCTTTCTTAGAGATGCTCATCGGTAATGCGATCTTTATACCTGGAGACACAGTGAAAGTGATCGTAGCCACATCGGTCGCGATGCGCATGTACAAGGTTAAGCCCCTCATACAGACACCACGGCCTCGACATCAACAAGAAGACAATATAAAATGGGATGAACCTGCTTAA
- a CDS encoding YheC/YheD family protein codes for MSEMNITITHTPNKLERFPTLQIPQTILKKLSIPSDQPISLNIAGDQQKITCCSTSSKSSQISMDQQLANALGIPDESRVKIGYTQQTQQLKIGPVLAILVSTISKNNPPYGKLNKFFQEVIVYARSRHILAYVISVEQLLKGERNVTGWTFYKNKWCEITCPYPHVVYNRIGTRRVERSNQFTDLKEKLSHRQVQLFNATFLNKWEVYEKLSDRKLQNHLPKTQVFGPLALKTFVEQYPAVFVKPVNGSLGNGIYRINRTPFGFASHYTTKNGQIFKQFNKLSQLYNYLSRRVNPKRYIVQQGIPLIQIQGRTIDFRALMQKNGSGKWSTTSMVARVGPANRFVSNIARGGEICRVTKALRYCGFKDPKTLRSKLLHVAKKSCEAIEDQYNNQFGELGVDLGVSRSGHVYLLEINSKPSKTDDTVPSSTAKGRPSVHRLLDYTQYLMNHSAK; via the coding sequence ATGAGTGAAATGAATATAACGATCACGCATACCCCAAATAAGTTAGAACGTTTTCCGACTCTACAGATTCCTCAAACCATTCTAAAAAAGTTAAGCATCCCTTCTGATCAGCCTATATCTCTCAATATAGCAGGAGATCAACAAAAAATCACTTGTTGTTCCACTTCATCAAAAAGTAGTCAAATTAGCATGGATCAACAACTTGCTAATGCGCTAGGGATCCCTGATGAGAGTCGAGTGAAGATAGGATACACCCAACAAACTCAGCAATTAAAAATCGGACCTGTACTTGCTATACTTGTCAGCACAATTTCTAAAAACAACCCACCCTATGGCAAGCTGAATAAATTTTTCCAAGAAGTGATCGTGTATGCAAGAAGTCGGCATATCCTTGCCTACGTGATTTCAGTCGAGCAGTTATTAAAAGGGGAGCGAAATGTCACAGGTTGGACCTTTTACAAAAATAAATGGTGTGAAATAACATGTCCTTATCCTCATGTTGTATACAATCGTATTGGCACTCGCAGGGTAGAGCGTTCTAATCAATTTACAGACCTTAAAGAAAAGCTGTCTCATCGTCAAGTACAACTATTTAACGCCACATTCCTTAATAAATGGGAAGTGTATGAAAAACTAAGTGATCGAAAGCTTCAGAACCACCTACCAAAAACACAGGTGTTTGGACCTCTCGCATTAAAAACGTTTGTAGAGCAGTACCCAGCCGTTTTTGTTAAACCAGTGAATGGTTCACTCGGAAATGGCATCTATCGCATCAATCGTACACCATTCGGGTTTGCTTCGCACTACACCACTAAAAATGGTCAAATTTTTAAACAGTTTAACAAGTTGAGCCAACTCTATAACTACTTAAGCAGAAGAGTGAACCCCAAAAGATATATCGTTCAGCAAGGTATACCATTAATTCAAATCCAGGGGCGCACCATAGATTTCCGTGCGCTTATGCAGAAAAATGGTTCCGGAAAATGGAGCACCACTTCTATGGTTGCCAGAGTCGGACCCGCTAACCGATTCGTATCAAACATTGCCCGTGGTGGAGAAATATGCAGAGTGACAAAAGCGCTCCGATATTGTGGTTTCAAAGATCCAAAAACTTTACGCTCAAAGCTTCTTCACGTCGCTAAAAAATCTTGTGAAGCCATAGAAGATCAGTATAATAATCAGTTCGGTGAGTTGGGGGTTGATTTAGGGGTCAGCCGTAGTGGGCATGTTTATCTACTCGAAATTAACTCTAAACCATCAAAAACGGATGATACAGTGCCATCTTCAACTGCAAAAGGGCGTCCGTCAGTACACCGATTACTCGATTATACCCAATATTTGATGAATCACTCAGCAAAATGA
- a CDS encoding dUTP diphosphatase, protein MNLEQLFNIQWDLDQKIRDTHNLENQILTEQKILALQVELGELANETRCFKYWSTKAPSATDVILEEYVDGLHFVLSLGLDFHYNEAHEGLSSLLDEDTSSSSAGDKQAQTEAFARLFDHISAFSQDINEDHYAMLFQSYMDLAKALGFKFTQIEDAYLEKNKVNHERQAQGY, encoded by the coding sequence ATGAACCTAGAACAATTATTTAATATACAATGGGATCTCGATCAAAAAATTAGAGATACACATAACCTAGAAAATCAAATATTAACAGAACAAAAAATATTGGCTCTTCAAGTTGAATTAGGGGAGTTGGCCAATGAAACCCGATGTTTCAAATACTGGAGTACAAAAGCCCCGTCTGCTACAGACGTCATTCTAGAGGAGTACGTGGATGGTTTGCATTTTGTATTATCATTAGGCCTTGACTTCCATTATAACGAAGCTCATGAAGGACTCAGCAGCCTATTGGATGAGGATACATCTTCTTCATCCGCAGGTGATAAACAAGCCCAAACAGAAGCATTTGCTCGATTGTTTGACCATATCAGTGCATTTAGCCAAGACATTAATGAAGACCATTATGCCATGTTATTTCAGTCATACATGGACTTGGCGAAAGCACTAGGATTTAAATTCACACAGATCGAGGATGCTTATCTAGAGAAAAACAAGGTTAATCATGAGAGACAAGCTCAAGGATACTAG
- a CDS encoding YheC/YheD family protein — translation MEPKIVTVKQHPSSNNKVFLCPEIASSFEKNAFITIHYGLEKTKATIVPVKDKGVVAFSSNVWQKLNIPFPHKMHVQAKDKRLLIGPLVGIMTTGVRPHRTHPVGQRTGFYTKYILTQKNIPASFFIFSPADIISDDRVVGYFLRKQDGKLFWSRHVVPYPTAVYNRIFRQGEKMRFVHKGKRRLEQKGSKVFNPSTFNKWEIHQLIHERADVKQYVPESVINPDLTTLKYLLQKYKMVYLKPAEGYLGLGIVQLIQQPKGVICRFNKQGRNHTRLYPSLQSLIKGMFKGKSLRKYIAQQGIRLIHYEGRTIDFRVHANKDVHGQWKMTGAAAKMSGKGSVTTHMRTGGNVLSFDTVIRSFFSNKQYEKVYENMKEAVILLANAIEESVSGYVGDIGFDIGIDQQGRPWMFEANSQPGRHVFAHPSMRESELLTRKGILEYALYLSGFGFTQKEVISS, via the coding sequence ATGGAACCTAAGATTGTCACAGTTAAACAGCATCCTAGCTCAAACAATAAGGTTTTTTTATGCCCTGAGATTGCCTCCTCTTTTGAAAAGAATGCTTTTATTACGATTCATTATGGCCTGGAAAAAACAAAAGCGACTATCGTGCCTGTTAAAGATAAGGGTGTTGTGGCTTTCTCATCAAATGTGTGGCAAAAGCTAAATATCCCTTTTCCACACAAAATGCACGTGCAGGCGAAGGATAAGCGCTTATTAATCGGTCCTCTTGTCGGCATAATGACGACAGGAGTTAGACCGCATCGTACTCATCCTGTAGGGCAACGTACAGGGTTTTATACGAAATACATTCTGACCCAAAAAAACATCCCTGCTTCCTTTTTCATCTTCTCTCCAGCCGACATCATAAGTGATGATCGAGTGGTCGGGTATTTTTTACGGAAACAGGACGGTAAACTCTTCTGGTCTAGGCATGTTGTTCCTTATCCTACAGCCGTCTATAACCGTATCTTTAGACAGGGAGAGAAAATGCGTTTTGTGCATAAGGGCAAACGACGATTGGAACAAAAAGGGTCAAAAGTGTTCAATCCATCAACTTTTAACAAATGGGAAATACATCAACTCATTCATGAACGTGCAGACGTTAAGCAATATGTACCTGAGAGTGTGATTAATCCTGATTTAACCACCCTTAAATACCTTCTACAAAAATACAAAATGGTCTACCTCAAACCGGCAGAAGGTTACCTTGGATTAGGTATCGTGCAGCTCATCCAACAGCCTAAGGGCGTGATTTGTCGCTTTAACAAACAGGGGCGTAATCATACAAGGCTCTATCCCTCTCTACAATCACTGATTAAAGGCATGTTCAAGGGGAAATCCTTACGCAAGTATATCGCCCAGCAGGGCATTCGCCTTATTCATTATGAAGGGCGTACCATTGATTTTCGAGTCCATGCTAATAAGGACGTCCATGGTCAGTGGAAAATGACTGGAGCAGCAGCAAAAATGTCTGGAAAAGGAAGCGTAACAACTCACATGCGTACGGGTGGAAACGTTCTTTCCTTTGACACTGTTATACGAAGCTTTTTCTCAAATAAGCAGTACGAGAAAGTCTATGAAAATATGAAGGAAGCGGTCATCCTCTTAGCTAATGCCATTGAAGAAAGTGTGTCCGGTTATGTCGGGGACATTGGGTTTGATATAGGTATTGATCAGCAGGGCCGCCCATGGATGTTTGAAGCCAATTCGCAACCTGGGCGCCATGTTTTCGCTCACCCCAGTATGAGAGAAAGTGAACTATTAACACGCAAAGGAATACTAGAATACGCCTTGTACCTAAGCGGATTCGGGTTTACTCAGAAGGAAGTGATATCCTCATGA
- a CDS encoding YheC/YheD family protein: MSKTHLGIMVRYHSSYPPFTEKYFFKLITLYALKVGIDVTVFSPKTVLWGQKLVMGYRYHTKRHQWVKGYYPVPDVLYDRIQYSNRKQIPTYHAAIQRLQRQLGCRLLGKGLPGKWHVHNMLKNIDSITPFLPETVRYSDHYNLREQLQRYRCLFFKPASGSHGKGAFKLTSDEKGFHIHGRSSKNQVFYKNFSNLNTAKLWVSRFIRRRVYVVQPYLDLSSPDGHPFDIRILLQKGQKGQWVESGRAARVGKKDTLTSNIDGGGTAVDASRFLRQYYTTEQYEKINSDIETILTHLPPKLEERHGPLVELGVDIGVDRNGNVWIIELNSKPGRRSFHIAHNKRAFISAIITPVKYANHVVSKSGGR, encoded by the coding sequence ATGAGTAAAACACATTTGGGCATTATGGTTCGATATCACTCATCGTATCCACCGTTTACGGAAAAATACTTCTTTAAGTTGATCACGTTATATGCACTTAAGGTCGGCATTGATGTCACTGTCTTCTCCCCCAAAACGGTCCTGTGGGGGCAGAAGCTAGTGATGGGATACCGTTACCACACCAAGCGTCATCAATGGGTTAAAGGGTATTATCCTGTTCCTGACGTGCTTTATGATAGGATACAGTATTCTAACCGCAAGCAAATCCCCACATACCATGCAGCTATTCAACGATTACAACGTCAGTTAGGATGTCGTTTGTTAGGCAAAGGATTGCCAGGTAAATGGCACGTCCATAACATGCTTAAAAATATAGATTCCATTACCCCTTTTCTCCCGGAGACAGTCCGTTATTCGGATCACTACAATTTAAGAGAGCAATTACAGCGCTATCGTTGTCTATTTTTCAAACCTGCTTCAGGTAGTCATGGTAAAGGCGCATTCAAACTGACAAGTGATGAAAAAGGTTTTCACATTCACGGTCGCAGTAGCAAGAATCAAGTTTTTTATAAAAACTTTTCCAACTTAAATACGGCCAAATTGTGGGTCAGTCGTTTTATCAGACGCCGCGTTTACGTCGTGCAACCCTACTTAGATCTCAGTAGTCCTGACGGTCATCCATTTGATATCCGTATCCTTTTACAGAAAGGACAAAAAGGTCAATGGGTTGAATCAGGGCGTGCGGCCAGAGTAGGTAAAAAAGACACATTAACATCTAATATTGATGGTGGGGGTACCGCTGTAGACGCCAGTCGTTTCTTACGTCAATACTACACAACTGAACAATACGAAAAAATCAATAGTGACATTGAAACGATCCTTACACACTTACCACCGAAATTGGAAGAGCGACACGGTCCGCTTGTTGAACTTGGTGTTGATATAGGTGTGGACCGTAACGGTAACGTGTGGATCATTGAATTAAATTCTAAACCAGGAAGAAGATCTTTTCATATTGCACACAACAAGCGTGCCTTTATCTCTGCCATCATTACACCGGTAAAGTACGCCAATCATGTGGTTTCTAAGTCTGGAGGTCGTTAG
- the asd gene encoding archaetidylserine decarboxylase (Phosphatidylserine decarboxylase is synthesized as a single chain precursor. Generation of the pyruvoyl active site from a Ser is coupled to cleavage of a Gly-Ser bond between the larger (beta) and smaller (alpha chains). It is an integral membrane protein.): MKPVYKLLTELSSKKLISSITGKFAKSKLSRSFIQSFAQTYQINIDEAEKRLEEYPTLNAFFTRRLKEGARAIDERENTLVSPVDARITGVGQVQKGTILDIKGQSYTIAEMLQDDVEAAKYQQGTYIVLYLSPTDYHRIHAPLDGAVMRHVHLKGKVYPVNDFGLTHMPRVLSRNERLITYMKRDQLELAVVKVGAMNVSSIQLSDQLQTTTVKKGDELAYFEFGSTVVLLIQEGAFVMNKGLEEGNKVHMGEAIGSIRYK; encoded by the coding sequence ATGAAACCCGTATACAAGCTATTAACCGAATTATCGTCCAAGAAACTGATTTCGTCTATAACGGGAAAGTTTGCTAAGTCTAAGCTCAGTCGTTCCTTTATTCAATCCTTCGCTCAGACGTATCAAATTAATATAGATGAGGCAGAAAAAAGGTTAGAAGAATACCCCACCCTGAACGCCTTCTTTACCCGACGCCTTAAAGAGGGGGCTCGTGCGATAGATGAGAGGGAAAACACCTTGGTGAGTCCGGTTGATGCGCGGATTACTGGCGTGGGACAAGTGCAGAAAGGGACCATATTAGATATTAAAGGCCAAAGCTACACGATTGCCGAAATGCTACAGGACGACGTGGAGGCCGCTAAGTATCAACAAGGCACATACATCGTTTTGTATCTGAGTCCAACAGATTATCATCGCATTCATGCTCCCTTAGATGGCGCTGTTATGCGTCACGTCCATTTAAAGGGGAAAGTCTATCCCGTCAATGATTTTGGGTTAACGCATATGCCTCGTGTATTGAGTCGTAATGAACGTCTCATCACATATATGAAGCGTGACCAGTTAGAACTGGCAGTCGTTAAAGTAGGGGCAATGAATGTATCAAGCATTCAGTTGAGTGACCAGTTACAAACCACGACTGTTAAAAAGGGTGACGAGCTCGCCTATTTTGAATTTGGATCTACCGTTGTTTTGCTCATCCAAGAAGGTGCTTTTGTTATGAACAAAGGACTCGAAGAGGGGAATAAAGTCCATATGGGAGAGGCCATCGGATCGATACGCTATAAGTAA
- a CDS encoding UbiD family decarboxylase: MYKNLREFIDVLRKEKQVVEIEAEVDPHLEIAEIHRRVIDEEGPVLFFKNVKGSTFPVVTNLFGTKQRVEMAFGPKPEEIVKGLVGALDKLMPPKPKALWEERQLLLDVMRTGTKTVQKAPVTEVYNPSFDMTSLPALTSWPEDGGPFITLPLVYTESPATKEHNLGMYRIQLYEAQQTGMHWQIHKGGGFHHHEAEEVNKKLPVTLFLGGPPALITSAIAPLPEMVPELVFASLLLGEKLGLHQPEEAAHALVAEAEFAFSGHVPPHVRRPEGPFGDHYGYYSLTHDFPVFNIEKVWHRKDAIYPATVVGKPRQEDYYIGEYLQDVLSPLFPVVMPGVKRLWTYGETGFHSLAGAVVRESYYKEAMAHAFRIMGEGQLTLTKFLMVSDVDVDLAHFPAFFENILARFQPSRDLLIVNDTSMDTLDYTARGKINRGSKAIMTGLGDPVRDLPRTYEGGHINGLNDVKVYCGGCLVVSGDSFDKNPNLPEQLVERGQKALEPWPVVFIVDNAEEVVRTQTSFLWTTFTRFDPASDLYADADIVRNKIAYRGPIIIDARMKPMYPKELFADEDTVKLVDQRWNEYFK; encoded by the coding sequence ATGTATAAAAATCTACGTGAGTTTATCGACGTTCTAAGAAAAGAAAAACAAGTGGTTGAGATTGAAGCAGAAGTTGATCCTCACCTTGAGATAGCAGAAATTCACCGTCGTGTCATCGATGAAGAAGGTCCTGTCCTCTTTTTTAAAAATGTGAAGGGAAGTACATTCCCCGTTGTAACGAACCTCTTTGGTACAAAACAAAGGGTAGAAATGGCTTTTGGCCCAAAGCCTGAAGAGATCGTCAAAGGCCTCGTTGGAGCCTTGGACAAGCTGATGCCCCCCAAACCAAAAGCATTGTGGGAGGAACGTCAATTATTGTTAGATGTCATGCGCACAGGAACAAAAACGGTGCAAAAAGCGCCCGTGACGGAGGTATACAATCCTTCGTTTGATATGACATCTCTACCGGCCCTCACCAGTTGGCCAGAAGATGGCGGACCGTTCATCACCTTACCTTTGGTATATACAGAGTCGCCCGCGACAAAGGAACATAACTTGGGAATGTATCGGATTCAATTATACGAAGCCCAGCAAACGGGAATGCACTGGCAAATTCACAAAGGGGGCGGCTTTCATCATCATGAAGCGGAAGAGGTGAATAAAAAACTTCCTGTAACCTTGTTCCTTGGTGGACCGCCAGCCTTAATTACGTCCGCCATTGCACCGTTACCTGAAATGGTGCCAGAGCTCGTCTTCGCCTCTCTACTATTAGGCGAAAAACTAGGTTTACATCAGCCAGAAGAAGCGGCACATGCGCTAGTGGCAGAAGCGGAGTTTGCCTTTAGTGGACATGTTCCACCACATGTGAGACGACCTGAAGGTCCTTTTGGTGATCATTATGGTTACTATTCTCTGACACATGATTTCCCTGTGTTTAACATCGAAAAAGTATGGCACAGAAAAGATGCCATTTACCCCGCTACAGTGGTTGGAAAGCCTAGACAAGAAGATTACTATATCGGAGAGTACTTACAAGATGTGCTTTCTCCTTTGTTCCCTGTCGTCATGCCGGGGGTAAAGCGTTTATGGACATACGGTGAAACAGGCTTCCATTCACTGGCGGGAGCTGTTGTGCGAGAAAGTTATTATAAGGAAGCGATGGCTCATGCTTTCCGTATTATGGGGGAAGGACAACTCACTTTAACGAAATTCCTTATGGTCAGTGATGTTGACGTCGATTTAGCTCACTTTCCTGCTTTCTTTGAAAACATATTAGCGCGCTTTCAGCCTTCTCGAGACTTGTTGATCGTCAATGACACGTCCATGGACACTTTAGATTACACTGCCAGAGGTAAGATTAACCGCGGTAGTAAAGCCATAATGACTGGTTTAGGTGATCCTGTTAGAGACCTTCCTAGAACGTATGAAGGGGGTCATATCAATGGCCTCAATGATGTGAAAGTCTATTGTGGAGGGTGTCTCGTCGTTTCAGGAGACTCTTTTGACAAAAATCCAAACTTACCCGAGCAACTTGTTGAGCGAGGCCAAAAAGCCTTAGAGCCTTGGCCTGTGGTCTTCATTGTTGATAATGCAGAGGAAGTCGTTAGAACTCAAACCTCCTTCCTATGGACCACCTTTACACGTTTTGATCCCGCTAGTGACCTCTACGCAGACGCAGACATCGTACGGAATAAGATCGCTTATAGAGGTCCTATTATCATTGATGCACGTATGAAGCCCATGTATCCAAAAGAACTTTTTGCAGATGAAGACACGGTTAAGCTTGTTGATCAAAGGTGGAACGAGTATTTCAAATAA
- a CDS encoding DUF445 family protein, with amino-acid sequence MEILYVFISIMVGAFIGGMTNVVAIRMLFRPYEPIHIGRFRLPFTPGVIPSRHKQIAHQLGQLVEEQLLTEDTIKETIRSETFQREVEQWLHNQVTRLTQSERSLRELVVKQSSGPAANGEDILDEALNELKSMVDRKAIQKLDNWSELTVRECVDLLQLPLKEKKKACLKAMMAHAEHFLLSTEGERFLSKSLQGVLSQQGALGHMVSSFVPMDRISEKLRTTVIEWLHHPDTMAQIEVQTEAVLQEWLNTTLGDLLLQEKKADIREMIKKQLEHKWQTIANEPLHTLLQSWEGQLHRMVLTLYKENIPMFERHILSFIKKSQISDMVEKRVLSFPLPKVEALIQKLAQKELSRVTLFGAILGGGIGFVQSIMLLFLLV; translated from the coding sequence ATGGAAATATTGTACGTTTTCATTAGTATCATGGTAGGAGCGTTCATCGGCGGGATGACGAACGTCGTTGCCATACGTATGCTTTTTAGACCGTATGAACCCATACATATTGGGCGCTTTAGACTACCATTTACCCCGGGGGTTATCCCGAGTAGACATAAACAGATTGCACATCAACTAGGTCAATTAGTAGAAGAACAGCTACTGACTGAAGATACGATAAAAGAAACGATACGCTCAGAAACCTTCCAGCGTGAAGTTGAACAGTGGTTACATAACCAAGTCACGCGTTTAACACAGAGTGAACGATCGTTACGCGAACTAGTGGTTAAACAATCATCAGGTCCAGCGGCAAATGGTGAGGATATATTAGATGAAGCGTTAAATGAACTTAAGAGTATGGTAGATAGGAAAGCCATTCAAAAGTTAGATAATTGGAGTGAGTTAACCGTTAGAGAATGTGTGGATCTTCTGCAGCTACCTTTAAAAGAAAAGAAAAAAGCTTGTTTAAAAGCCATGATGGCACACGCAGAGCACTTTCTTTTGTCTACGGAAGGAGAACGGTTTTTATCAAAGTCATTACAGGGCGTATTGAGCCAGCAGGGTGCGCTCGGGCATATGGTGTCTAGTTTTGTCCCCATGGATCGGATTTCGGAAAAGCTAAGGACCACCGTAATAGAATGGCTACACCATCCTGACACAATGGCCCAAATCGAGGTGCAAACAGAGGCCGTTTTACAAGAGTGGCTGAACACCACATTAGGAGACCTTTTATTACAGGAGAAAAAGGCAGATATTCGAGAGATGATCAAAAAGCAATTAGAACATAAGTGGCAGACCATAGCGAACGAACCATTGCATACCTTGTTACAATCATGGGAAGGGCAGCTCCACCGAATGGTACTGACACTGTATAAAGAAAATATCCCTATGTTTGAAAGGCATATCCTCAGTTTCATCAAGAAAAGTCAAATCAGTGACATGGTGGAGAAAAGGGTGTTGTCTTTTCCTCTCCCTAAAGTAGAAGCTCTCATACAAAAGTTGGCCCAAAAAGAATTGTCTAGAGTGACCTTATTTGGTGCCATACTCGGCGGAGGGATTGGTTTTGTTCAGTCCATAATGCTATTATTTTTACTTGTTTAA
- a CDS encoding YheC/YheD family protein: MRKRTNIYYDQYSNKWSFSSRQSLNRRKVYWGASPVPMNLMRTSSPPKATSSLPMSARIEKRSSYYYLGPLLGILTTKGGKSPFAGNKKNFIDLSRTGKQHGAIVFVFTPDDVHWENNSIHGSMYDFKKRTWKRALFPLPNVVYNRVPTRKSEALTKVQSCITRLKSAQGVTLFNPHFFNKQELFTLLQNEESIRPYLPDTKQLQSKNSLLDMLNKHKSVYLKPTKGKAGAGIIKVAYNKEQQVYTINSQKGDTPKILKTRQFDQVWRWFQTNKYKSPYLIQQAINLHQIKHCPFDFRVLLQKNNTGQWEVTGIGTRVAGVDRITTHVPRGGRIENPTHVLNQLYPTSQASMISKKLKTLAITIAKALEGEYSYLGEMSMDIGLDTDSHLWFFEANSKPMKFDEPTIRSQSLKNIIGYAQYKTFGIKR, translated from the coding sequence ATGAGAAAGCGTACCAACATTTACTATGATCAGTACAGTAATAAATGGTCTTTCAGTAGTCGACAGAGTCTCAACAGGAGAAAAGTTTACTGGGGTGCTTCTCCAGTTCCGATGAATCTTATGCGTACCTCGAGCCCACCGAAGGCCACTTCCAGCCTCCCTATGAGTGCCAGGATAGAAAAGCGGTCCAGTTATTATTACCTGGGCCCTTTGCTTGGCATTCTTACAACAAAAGGAGGAAAAAGCCCTTTTGCCGGAAATAAGAAAAATTTTATCGATCTTAGCCGTACAGGAAAACAACATGGGGCTATTGTCTTTGTATTCACCCCTGATGACGTCCATTGGGAAAATAATAGTATACACGGTTCTATGTATGACTTTAAGAAGCGCACGTGGAAGAGGGCACTTTTTCCACTCCCTAACGTTGTATATAATCGTGTCCCCACCCGAAAAAGCGAAGCATTAACTAAAGTCCAAAGCTGCATAACTAGGCTTAAATCGGCGCAAGGTGTGACCCTTTTCAACCCGCATTTCTTCAACAAACAAGAGCTATTCACATTATTACAGAATGAGGAAAGCATTCGGCCATACCTACCGGATACCAAACAACTTCAATCTAAAAACTCTCTACTAGATATGCTTAATAAACACAAATCCGTTTATTTAAAACCAACAAAGGGTAAAGCTGGCGCCGGTATTATAAAAGTGGCTTATAACAAAGAACAACAGGTCTATACGATTAACTCCCAAAAGGGTGATACACCAAAAATACTCAAAACAAGGCAATTTGATCAAGTATGGCGTTGGTTTCAGACTAACAAGTACAAATCACCTTATCTCATTCAACAAGCCATAAACCTTCACCAAATTAAACACTGTCCCTTTGACTTCCGTGTACTATTACAAAAAAATAACACCGGTCAATGGGAAGTGACCGGAATAGGGACGCGCGTTGCCGGAGTAGACAGAATTACCACCCACGTGCCTCGTGGGGGGAGAATTGAAAACCCGACACACGTCCTAAACCAACTATACCCTACCTCTCAAGCTAGTATGATTAGCAAAAAACTGAAAACATTAGCCATCACCATTGCTAAAGCGCTAGAAGGGGAATATTCATATCTCGGTGAAATGTCGATGGACATAGGGTTGGATACGGATAGTCACCTATGGTTTTTTGAAGCTAACTCTAAGCCGATGAAATTTGATGAACCAACCATCAGGAGCCAGTCACTCAAGAATATTATTGGCTATGCTCAATACAAGACGTTTGGGATAAAGAGGTGA
- a CDS encoding gamma-glutamylcyclotransferase family protein yields the protein MAEYYFAYGSCMDEVDFRRTVPEFRTLGGAILKDYRLVFSMYGESRAGGVADVIPSSGHEVQGVLYKFPKKHLPDLDKREGVDSGAYERIEVDVLLRHKSIRAYTYQVVNKAKSEIAPSPYYLGLMVNGMTKYCSPTYRKHFIERVKEELDVEADHPLTKRADFQKENEAGEVNKKGHKK from the coding sequence ATGGCGGAGTATTATTTTGCTTACGGATCTTGTATGGATGAAGTTGATTTCAGACGCACGGTGCCAGAATTTCGGACATTAGGGGGCGCTATTTTAAAAGATTATCGTCTCGTGTTCAGTATGTATGGAGAAAGTCGTGCAGGGGGCGTCGCCGACGTGATTCCTAGTTCAGGTCATGAGGTCCAAGGCGTCCTATATAAATTTCCTAAAAAGCATTTACCGGATCTAGATAAACGTGAAGGCGTGGATTCTGGTGCCTATGAGCGGATTGAAGTTGATGTGCTGCTTCGTCATAAATCGATTCGGGCGTACACCTACCAGGTCGTCAATAAAGCAAAAAGTGAGATCGCCCCTTCACCATATTATCTCGGTCTCATGGTCAATGGGATGACTAAATACTGTTCACCAACTTATCGGAAACATTTTATTGAGAGAGTAAAAGAAGAGCTAGATGTTGAAGCTGACCATCCACTGACGAAAAGAGCGGATTTTCAAAAGGAGAACGAGGCAGGAGAAGTGAATAAAAAAGGGCATAAAAAGTAA